The nucleotide sequence CTTCTGGGCCCTCAACTTGGGCCTGAAGTACGACAACCAGAAGGACGGCGGCTTCCTGTACAACACGCAGCTGGCCCTGGCCAACAAGCTCATCTTCAGCAAGTGGCGCGAGGCGCTGGGCGGCAACTTGCGCTGCATCGTGAGTGGCGGCGGGGCTTTGCAGCCGCGTTTGGCCCGTGTGTTCTGGGCTGGTGGCATCCGGGTGATGGAAGGCTACGGCCTCACGGAAACCTCCCCGGTAATTGCCGTGGGCGGCTACGAGCCCGAAAACAACATGATTGGCACCGTGGGTCCCATCATCGACAACACCCAGGTGAAATTCGCCCCCGACGGCGAAATCCTCACCAAATCGGAGTCGGTGATGCTGGGCTATTATAACAAGCCCGAGCTGACGGCCAAGGAGTTCGACGCCGACGGCTGGTTCCACACCGGCGACATCGGCGAGCTGGTGGATGGCAAGTTCCTGAAAATTACGGACCGCAAAAAGGAGATGTTCAAGACCTCGGGCGGCAAGTACATTGCCCCGCAGGTGATTGAAGGCAAGCTCAAGGAGTCGCCGTTGGTGGAGCAGTGCATGGTGGTCGGCGACGGCCAGAAGTTCGCCTCCGCCCTCGTCATTCCCGCCTTCGACGACCTGAAGGGCTGGTGCAAGCGCAACGGCGTGGACTGCAACTGCTCCAACGAGGAGCTGGTGAAGAACGAGAAGGTGGTGAAGATGTACAACGAGCTGGTAAACAAGTACAACACCGGCTTCGCGCAGTGGGAGCAAGTGAAGCGCATTGCGCTGCTGCCCCAGCTCTGGACCGTGGAAACCGGCGAGATGACGCCCACCATGAAGGTGAAGCGCAAAATCATCACCCAGAACAACCAGGAGCTCATCGAGAGCCTGTACCAGAACGCAGAGAAGCCGGCCGATGCCGGCAGCCACTAAGTCCGGCGGCCGCAACTGCCTGGCCCCGAACGGCCCGCCTACCGCGTTGCGGTGGGCGGGCCGTTTGCTTTGGCGGCAATTGGCATGGTGTTAGATAAGCGAAAAATAGTTCCTTAACCTCTCACTTTATTTTTTATGTCGCCCATGTTTCGCCCCCTCGTTACTCTGTCAGTGCTAGTTATCGGTGGTCTGCTGACTGCCTGCAACAATGAAAAAGAAGTGCCCGCGCCCACCCTCGCGACGCTGACGGGCCAAGTGAGCGTAGTTGATGAGCTTGCCCAGCCCACGACGGCCGCGGGCGTCATCGTCACCGTCGGGAGCGGCGCGCAGCAGCGCACGACCACCACGGACGCCACCGGCGCCTACAGGCTGGCCGATCTGCCCGCGGCCAAGTACACGCTGGTCTTCACCCGCCCCGACGTCGGGACTCTCTATGCGCCGGTAGAGCTAAGCGAGAGGCAGCTCAGCGCAACGCGCAATGTGGAACTGGGGCAAACGTCCAGCACCCGGGTCAACTCCCTGACGTTTCAGGGCATGAGCACCATCGGCGCATCGCAGGCAGTGGAGCTGGAAAATAGTGTGACGTATGACGCCCGCCTGTACCCAGACGGCTATTTCGCAAATATGTATTTCGGGGATTCCCCCACCGTTAGCTCTTCCAACTATAAAATCAAATTCGGGAGCGGGGCCAACGTCAACCCGGCGCGTTCCGCCTTCTCCGTCAGCTCGCTGCGCGCGGCCGGCTTTGCCAGCGGCACTACCGTATACGCCATATCCTACGGCGCTGCTAAACGCGACATCCGCTATGAGGCTACAGTGCCAGCCAACGCTCCGAATGGTGTTACGTCCAACCTCAACGTCACGCCTTCCAACGTCGTGAGCTTCACGATGCCGTAAGCCCGGCTGCCGCCGCCCGATCCGGCCCGCCTACCGCCCTGCGGTGGGCGGGCCGCTTGCTGGATAGGGGAGTGCCAAATTTTTTTGGGTAACTTAGTATGCAAGCATAACAGTTTTCTGTATGTTTACCGGACTTGCAGTACCCTCCCATGACTCCCGAAGAAACCGTCGATTATAACATCAAGGTTGCTTGGCACGCCATTTCGCGTATGTACAATACGCAGGCCGCCAAGCACGACATCACCACGAGCATTGGCTTCGTGCTGCTGAATATCGACCAGGAAAACGGCACGCCCGCTACCAAAATTGCGCCGCTGCTGGGCCTCGAAACCCGCTCCCTGACGCGCATTCTGCGCTCGATGGAGGAGAAAGGCCTAATATACAAACAGGCCGACACCCAGGACAAACGCTCGGTGCGCATCTTCCTGACCGAGGAAGGCCTGCGCGGCAAGGAAATTTCCCGCCAGACGGTGCGCCACTTCAACCTGAAGGTACGCGAGAAAATCCCGCAGAGCGAACTGAACGTGTTCTTTAAGGTAGTAGCCCAGATTACGGGCATGATTGAGGGCAAAACGCTCTACGACGACTTCAAACTAAAACCCCTGCGTTCCGAGTCGCCGGCCTAGCCGGGCGGTTAGCTATTGGCCCTTGGCTGATAGCTTTCTTGTTTTCCACCGGTACTGCCCGTGGAAACGTAGAACCAACAACTCGGCATGACGAGTACTTTCAACCAGATGCTGGCGGCTTGTAGCTGACAGCCTAGAGCTTACATACAACTTATTTCTTCCCACCTCATTCCCCTCCACGAATGAACCGTACCATCAAAAAAGTAGCCGTATTGGGCTCCGGGGTGATGGGCTCGCGCATTGCGTGCCACTTCGCCAACATCGGTGTGCAGGTACTGCTGCTCGACATTGCGCCCAAGGAGCTGCTGCCCGCCGAGGAGGCCAAAGGCCTGAAGCTGGACAACCCGGCTGTGAAGAACCGCATCGTGAATGCCTCGCTGCAGGCAGCCGTGGCGGCCAATCCGTCGCCGCTGTACCGCAAGGCCGATGCCGCGCGCATCAAGACCGGCAACTTCGACGATAACCTCAAGGACATTGCCGGCTGCGACTGGACGATTGAGGTGGTAGTGGAACGTCTCGACATCAAAAAGAGCCTGTTTGAGCGCGTAGAGCAGTATCGCAAGCCCGGTACGCTCATCACCTCGAACACCTCGGGCATTCCAATTCACATGATGACGGAAGGTCGTTCCGACGACTTCCGCAAGCACTTCTGCGGCACGCACTTCTTCAACCCGCCGCGCTACCTGAAGCTGCTCGAAATCATCCCGACGCCGGAAACCGACAAGTCGGTGGTGGACTTCCTGATGCACTACGGCGACCTGTACCTGGGCAAAACCACGGTACTGGCCAAGGATACCCCGGCCTTCATTGCCAACCGCGTGGGCGTTTTCGCCATCATGGACGTGGTGCAGGTGATGAGCGAGCTGGGCCTGACGGTGGAGGAAGTGGACAAGCTGACCGGCCCGGTTATCGGCCACGCCAAGTCGGCCACGTTCCGCACCTCCGACGTAGTAGGTCTGGATACGATGATCAACGTGGCCAACGGCCTCGCCCAGAATCTGCCCAACGACGAAGCCAAGCACGTGTTCCAGCTGCCCGACTTCATCAAGAAGATGGCCGAGAACAAGTGGCTGGGCGACAAAACCGCCCAGGGCTTCTACAAGAAAGTGAAGGGCGCCGGCGGTAAGTCGGAAATTCAGGCCCTCGACCTGAACACGCTGGAGTACAAGCCCAGCCAGAAGGTGAAGTTTGCCACTCTGGAAGCCACCAAGCCGATTGAGAAGCTGGCGGACCGCTTCAAGGTGCTGGCCGCCGGCAAAGACAAGGCCGGGGACTTCTACCGCAAGACGTTTGCAGGCCTGTTTGCCTACGTGAGCAACCGGATTCCGGAAATCACCGACTCGCTCTACAAGATTGACGACGCCCTGCGCGCCGGCTTCGGCTGGGACCTGGGCCCCTTCGAAACCTGGGATGCCCTGGGCGTGCAGAAGGGCCTGGAGCTGGCCAAGGCCGAAGGTAAAACCGTAGCGCCGTGGGTAGAGGAGATGGTAGCCGCCGGCCACACCGCCTTCTACAAAGTGAGCGAAGCGGGCGTGAAGCAGTTCTACGACATCGAGTCGAAGAGCTACCAGGCCATTCCGGGCATGGAGAACTTCATCATTCTGGATAACCTGCGCGCCACGGGCAAAGTGCTGTGGAAAAACGCCGGGGCCTCGGTGCTCGACATGGGCGACGGTATCCTGAACGTGGAGTTCCACTCGAAGATGAACGCGCTGGGTTCCGACGTCATCCAGGGCCTGCTGAAAGGTGTGGAGCTGGCTGAAAAGGACTTCCGCGGCCTCGTGGTGGGCAACGACGCGCCGAACTTCTCGGCCGGGGCCAACCTGGGCCTCGTGTACATGTTCGCGCTGGACCAGGAGTACGACGAACTGAACCTGATGATTGCCCAGTTCCAGCAGGCCATGATGCGGATGCGCTACAGCAGCATTCCGGTGGTGGGCGCGCCCCACGGCCTGGCCCTGGGCGGCGGCTGCGAGCTGAACCTGCACTGCGACCGGGTGGTGGCAGCGGCCGAAACCTACATGGGCCTCGTGGAATTCGGCGTGGGCCTGATTCCGGGCGGCGGCGGCACCAAGGAAATGACGTTGCGCACCGCCCTCAAGTACGAGGAAGGCGAGCCGGAGTACAACCTGCTGCGCAATGCCTTCATGACGGTGAGCACCGCCAAGGTATCCACCTCGGCCCACGAAGCCTTCGACCTGGGCTTCCTGCGCCGCGGCGACGAAGTGGTGGTGAACTCCAACCGCGTACTGGCCCAGGCCAAAGCCGCCGCCATTGAGCTGGCTGAGGATGGCTACACCCAGCCGCTGCAGAAAACCAATATCAAGGTGCAGGGCAAAGGCGCTCTGGGCATGTTCCTGACCGGCGTGCACGCCATGAAGGAAGGCCGCTACATCTCCGACCACGACGTGAAAATTGCCAACAAGCTGGCCTACATCATGTGCGGCGGCGACCTGAGCAGCCCCACCGAGGTATCGGAGCAGTACCTGCTGGACCTGGAGCGCGAAGCCTTCCTCAGCCTCACCGGCGAACGGAAAACGCTGGAGCGGATTCAGTCGATTCTGACGACCGGCAAACCCTTGAGAAACTAGAGCTAGAAGTTAGTTCCCCTCCTTGGAAAGGAGGGGCTAGGGGTGGTTGAATGACGCCAGAACAATGCTAGAGCTAACTCTAACTATCGTTCAACCAATCAACCACCCCCAACCCCTCCTTTCCAAGGAGGGGAGCTAGCCAACCTCTACTTCCCCACCTTCTCTTAGACTTGAAACCATGAACGCATATATCGTAGCCGGTTACCGTACGGCCGTTGGCAAAGCCAACCGTGGCGGTTTCCGCTTCACCCGCCCCGATGACCTCGCCGCCGATGTCATCAAGCACCTGGTGGCCTCGGTGCCCCAGCTGGACCCTACCCGCATCGACGACGTGATTGTGGGCAACGCCGTACCGGAGGCCGAGCAGGGCCTGCAGATGGGCCGCCTGATTTCGTTGCTGGCGCTGCCGATGAACGTGTCGGGCCTCATCGTGAACCGCTACTGCGGTTCTGGTGTGGAAACCATTGCCATGGCCGCCGGTAAAATTGCGGCCGGCATGGCCGACTGCATCGTGGCCGGTGGTACCGAGAGCATGAGCCTGGTGCCCACCGTGGGCTGGAAAACCGTGCCCAACTACAACCTGGCCCAGAAGCACCCCGACTACTACCTCGGCATGGGCCTCACCGCCGAAGCCGTGGCCCAGGATTACGGCATCACCCGCGAAGACCAGGACCAATTTGCCTACAACTCGCACCAGAAGGCCATCAAAGCCATTCAGGAAGGCAAGTTCAAAGACCAGATTGTGCCCGTGACCGTGGAGGAAACCTACCTCGACCAGGCCACCGGCAAGAAGAAAAACCGCTCGTTCGTAGTCGATACCGACGAAGGCCCCCGCGCTGATACGTCGATGGAGGCGCTGGGCAAGCTGCGCCCTGTGTTTGCTGCCAACGGCTCGGTAACGGCCGGTAACTCCTCGCAGACTTCCGACGGTGCTGCTTTCGTCATTGTGATGTCGGAGCGCATGGTGAAGGAGCTGAACCTGGAGCCGATTGCCCGCATGGTGACCTACGCCACCGAAGGCATCGACCCACGCATCATGGGCATGGGACCCATCAAGGCCGTGCCGAAGGCGCTGCGCCAGGCCGGCATGAAGCTCCAGGATATCGACCTGTTCGAGCTGAACGAGGCCTTCGCCTCCCAGAGCCTGGCCGTAATGCGCGAGCTGGACATGGACCAGAGCAAAGTGAACGTGAATGGCGGTGCCATTGCCCTCGGCCACCCGCTGGGCTGCTCCGGCGCCAAGCTCAGCATCCAGCTGTTCCACGAGCTGCGCGCCCGGGGCCAGAAGTACGGCATGGTAACCGCCTGCGTAGGCGGCGGCCAGGGCGTAGCCGGCATCTACGAGCTACTGAAGTAGCAGTGTAGCATACGCTTTAGCTTGTGCCGTGGGCGGCCCGGAGCCAAGCTTCGGACGGAAAACTCAGCCGCTCACGGCACAAGCCAAAGTTCCGGTAACTGGTTTGTCATCCTGAGCGGAGCGAAGGACCTTATCACGCCAGCGCGAATCGTTACAACGCGATAAGGTCCTTCGCTCCGCTCAGGATGACGGACGGTTGACGAAGATTTCCCCGCTGATCCGGGGTTTTCTTTTCGTGAACTAGTCGGCAAGCATAACAAATTTTTGTATCTTTCGGTACGACAAAACAACGGGGCTTACTTGCCGGTAAATAGTAGGTAAGCCGAGTAGTTTCTCTTCTTTTTGACTTCGAATTTTCCCACATCAACCCTCACCCGGTCATGGAAGTAACCAACCAACTTGTGAAAGGCGGCGAGTTTATCATCAAGGAAACCGACGCCCAGGACGTATTCACGCCCGCCGATTTTTCGGAGGAGCAGAACATGATGCACCAGACCGCTCTCGACTTCGTGGAGAAGGAGGTGACGCCGCTGCTGGACCGCCTCGATAACCACGAGGAAGGCCTCATGCGCGGCCTGATGGAAAAGGCCGGCGAGCTGGGCCTGTTCGGCGTGAGCGTACCCGAGCAATATGGCGGACTGGACATGGACTTCCCCACGTCGCTGCGCGTGACGGAGGGTGTGGGTGGTGGCCACTCGTTCCCGGTGGCCTTCGCGGCCCACACCGGCATTGCCATGCTGCCCATTCTGTACTTCGGCAACGAGGAGCAGAAAGCCAAGTACCTGCCCGGCCTCACCAACGGCGAGCTGATGGGTGCCTACTGCCTCACCGAGCCCGGCTCCGGTTCCGACGCTCTGGGCGCAAAAACCAAAGCCATGCCCACCGAGGACGGCGAGCATTACGTGCTCAACGGCCAGAAGATGTGGATTACGAACGGTGGTTTCGCCGACGTATTCATCGTGTTTGCTCAGGTGGACGGTGACAAGTTCACCGGCTTCATCATCGAGAAAGAAACGCCCGGTCTGAGCCTCGGCAACGAGGAGCACAAAATGGGCATCAAGGGTTCTTCGACCCGCCAGGTGTTCCTGTCCGACGTGAAAGTGCCGAAATCGGCGGTGCTGGGCGAGATTGGCAAAGGCCACCTCATTGCCTTCAACATCCTGAACATCGGCCGCATCAAGCTGGCCGCGGCTTGCCTGGGTGCTACCAAAATGGCTTCCACGCTGAGCGTGAAGTACGCCAACGAGCGGGTGCAGTTCAAGCTGCCCATCAGCAAGTTCGGCGCTATCAAGTACAAGCTGGCCCAGCAGGCCGTGCGTATCTACGCCGTAGAATCGGCTATTTACCGCGCCGGCATGGACATCTACCGCATGGAGCAGGAGCTGCTCGGCAAAGGCCAGAGCCACAACGAGGCCCTGCTGGGTGCCGCCCGCGAGTTTGCCGTGGAGTGCGCCCTGCTGAAAGTGGAAGGCTCGGAAGTGCTCGACTACGTGGTGGACGAAGGTGTGCAGATCTACGGTGGCTACGGCTTCTCGGCCGACTACCCGATGGACCGCGCTTACCGGGATTCGCGCATCAACCGCATCTTCGAGGGCACCAACGAAATCAACCGCATGCTGCTCGTGGACATGATCCTGAAGAAGGGTCTGAAAGGCGAGCTGGACCTGATGGGCCCGGCCCAGGCCGTGCAGCAGGAGCTGATGGCTATTCCGGACTTCAACCTGGAAGAAGAAACCGGCCTGTTCGCCGCCGAGAAAAAGACTATTGCCAAGCTGAAGAAGGCCATTCTGATGGTAGCCGGTACGGCCGTGCAGAAGTACATGAACTCGCTCGCCAAAGAGCAGGAAGTACTGATGAACATTGCCGACATGGCCATCAAGGTGTACACCGCCGAAAGCACCCTGCTGCGCGTGGAGAAAGAAGCCGCCGCCAAAGGCGAAGAGGCCGTTTCGACGCAGATCGACATTGCCCGCGTGTACCTCTACGACACCGTGGATCAGGTAAACAAGTTCGGCAAAGACGCCATCGGCACCATGACCGAGGGCGACGAGCAGCGCCTGCTGGCCATGGGCCTGAAGCGCTTTACCAAAGCCGACCTCTACAACGCCAAGGAAGCCCGTCGTCGCATCGCCGACAAGCTGATTGCCGCCAACGAGTACGCCTACTAAATCACGGATTTAGCCGGATTCATCGGATTTCACGGATTTTGTAGACGGTGCTGGCAGGCGCTTTCTGCGGGTCGTGAAGCCGATGAGAATCTGAGAAACCGCAAGCCGCTCCCGTTTCGGGGGCGGCTTGCTGCGTTTTAGTCCGGTTGTCATTCCAACCGAAGGGAGGAATCTGGGTGAAGCTACCCGAACGGTGTATAGACGCAATATTTTGCGTCTCATCGTTGAACGGTACCGTCAAACGATTGACATAGCAACATCAGCAACGACGAGACGCAAAATGTCGCGTCTCTACCTCGTTCTGGCGGCCTGAAAAACACGACTCAGCACAACGCCGACGGCCGGGCTGCCGTTTGCTGATACATCTCCCACCTTCAACTCCCTCCAGCTATGGCTAACGAACAGGTACAGGGTAAAGACTTTTACGAGAGCGTGCTGCGGTTTTACGACCACGCGGCCAGCTTCTCCAAGCTCGACCCCGGCATCATCGCCCAGATCCGGGCCTGCAACAGCATTTACAAGGTCAACTTCCCGGTGGAAGTGGATGGCCACGTGCAGGTGTTCGAGGGCATCCGGGTGCAGCACAGCCACCACAAGCTGCCCAGCAAGGGCGGCATCCGCTACAGCGTGTACGTGGATGAGGAGGAAGTAATGGCCCTGGCAACCCTGATGACCTTCAAGTGTGCCCTGGTGGACGTGCCCTTTGGCGGCGCGAAAGGCGGCGTGAAAATCAACCCGCGTACTACGCCCGTCAACATCCTGGAGCGCGTGACGCGGCGCTACGCCACGGAGCTGATCAAAAAGAACCTCATCGGCCCCGGCATGGACGTGCCGGCCCCCGACTACGGCACCGGCAGCCGCGAAATGGCCTGGATTGCCGATACCTACCAGACCTTCAAATACGGCGACACCAATGCCCTGGGCTGCGTAACCGGCAAGCCGGTAGGGCAGGGAGGCATCCGGGGGCGGACCGAGGCCACGGGCCTGGGCGTGTTCTACGGCCTGCGCGAGCTGCTGCTGGATGAGCCGATGTTGGCCAAAGTGGGCCTGAGCAGCGGCGTGGCCGGCAAGCGTATCATCGTGCAGGGGCTGGGCAACGTGGGCTACTATGCGGCCAAGTTCTGCCAGGAAGCCGGCGCCCTTATCATCGGCATTGCCGAGCGGGAAGGCGGCGTATTCAGCGAAGCCGGCCTCGACGTGGAAGCCCTGTTTCAGCACCGTCAACAAACGGGCTCGGTGCTGGGCTTCGCCGGGGCCGAGGACGTGGCCGAGTCGCTGGATTTGCTGGAGCGGGAATGCGACGTGCTGATTCCGGCCGCCCTGGAAAACCAGATCCACGAAGGCAATGCCGACCGGATTAAGGCCAAAATCATTGCCGAAGGTGCCAATGGCCCCACCACCCAGGCCGCCGAGAAAATCCTGCTGGCCAAAGGCGTCATCATCCTGCCCGACCTTTACCTCAACGCCGGCGGCGTAACGGTGTCGTACTTCGAGTGGCTGAAAAACCTATCGAACGTGCGCTTCGGGCGCATGGGCAAGCGGGCCGAAGAAGGTGCCATGCGCCGGCTGGTGGAAACCATTGAGCGCACCACCGGTAAAACCATAAGCCCCCAAGAACGCCAGCTCATCGTGCACGGTGCCGACGAAATCGACCTGGTGCATTCCGGCCTCGAGGACACCATGATTACCGCCTACCAATCCATCCGCAAGGTGATGGACGACGTGCAAGGCATCACCGACCTGCGCACCGCCGCCTTTTACAGCGCCATCGAGAAAATCGGCGTCAGCTACCAGTCCCTCGGCATCTTCCCGTAAGCCAACTGGAATATTCGCCCACAAAAAAGCCGCTTCTGAGCAATCAGAAGCGGCTTTTTTGTGCAATAACCTTGTCATCCTGAGCGGAGCGAAGGACCTTATCACTACCGCACGAACCGTTGCAACGTGATGAGGTCTTTCGCTCCGCTCAGGATGACAGAGGAGAGAGGTTACTTCACCACAATCTTATTCAGCATGAGGGCTGCTGATTTTTTGCTGGGGCGGCTTACGCCGATGAGGGTCTTGGCATCCAGCCAGGCCGTGAAATCTTTCACGTAGGACGGGTTCTGGTCTGAGGCCACGTTCAGACCCAGGCCTTTCGGCTCCGATACCACGCCCGTCTGCACGTTCACGCGGCGCAGGTACAGGTCCGACTTGCTCTTGAGCTTCTCCCAGGTTACCACCTGCACCTCGGGCCCAAACACGGCCGCCCGGTAGCCAATGCTGCTGTAGCCTTCGGTGGCGGGGGCCACCTGGTCCTTGCCGATGATGCTGTGCCAGGTGGGCGACTGAAACTCGTTGTAGCCGAACAGGTGCAGCTCGCGGGTGTGGCCGGGCGAGTCGTCGCCGCCCTCCTCGTACTTCTTCTCGGCCGCCACCACCAGCTGCTTGTCGTCGGTGAGGAGCAGGTCGGTGAGATACACGTCTTCCAGACGCTTGGCCGCGCTGCCGTTGGCCTTGTTGACTTCGGCCAGGTACTCGGGCGTGAACTTGAACTCGGGCGCGAACTTCATGTCGCCCTCAGCCGAAAAGTCGAACTTCACCACCTTCAGGCTGTGGTACACGCCCGTTTCCCGCTCATTGCAGATGGCGGCGGCGTACAGCGTGTTATCGGGCAGCAGGCGGAAGCGGGCATCAAACACGTTCACCACCTTGCCCCCAAACACCCCGCCCACGGCCACCGACATCACCTTGATGTCCTTGGTATCGTTGCGGTAGCGGCGGACAGCCAGCTTCTTCATCTCGTCGCTCACCAGCATCACGTACTGCGTACCGTCGTTGCCGACGCGCACCGTGGTGGAAAACAACGCGCCCTGGTCGCTGAAATCGTAGAGGCGGTCTTTAAGCTTGGTGAGCTTTTCGTCGTAGATGCTGGCGTTGATGCTCTTGATCTGGGTTTCGCGGGTGAGGTAGCGCCACGCCACCAGCTTGGTGCCATCCGGGGAGAAGGCCAGACCGGGGCGCCGGTCGCGGGCGCCGGTTTCGGTGAGCTTCTTCAGCGGGGCTTTCTGGCCATTACTCAACTCTATAGTCTGGGCCGACAGCGACTGTGCCGCTGCGGTCTTCTGGTAGATAACCACCGTCGCCTGCGAAGCGCCGCTGGTAAAGCCGTCGACGGCCTGGTCGGCAGTGAGGGGTAGCGAGGTGCTCCAGAGGCGCTTGAGGTCAGCATCGTAGCGCTCCACGGCGTACTCCGTAGCCGATTTGTGCGCCAGAATCAGGAAGCCCCCAGTGGCAAGGGCCAGGGTTTTTTGCGGGATCCGCTGGGTGTAACGGTCTTCGCTCTGCTCGGGTAAGTAGCTGAACGCCGCCGACTTTACCTTCTGCGCGTACCCTGTTTCCGGGCGTAGCAGGCTGCTGGCAGCAAGCAGGCTGGTTATCAGCGCGTATTTCAAATCCACGGAAAAGTTGGGTTAAATGAAGAAATGAATGAAAGCCTGAAATATGTACTCTCCAAAGGTATCCAACTCCAGGCGCATGCCGTACACGCCCCACAATCAGAAAAGCAGCCGGCTACCTGATAACGATTTGGTCATGCATCCATAACGCTGAGGTGGTCATTTACCGCACGTTTGTTTGTTTCCTTTGCGGAGTCGTCGGCCGGATCTTACGGTCGCCGGAAAAAAATAACCAGGTAGCAGAAACAAAAAAATGTGTTACCAGTCATTCACTCAACGGCTTTTAGAAATAACAGGCTAATTGAATTCTTTGAATATGTGGCAGATACGCGCTGCTGCTTAGCCTAATCGAGAATTTGGCCCTAACTTTGTCACGCCGCGCTCTTACCAGCCGGAAAGCTACCCGTCAATATGAAATCTTTACTCCGTTTCTTTCTTCTCTTTGCACTCATCATCATTGGGAAATTTGCCAAAGAGCCCGCCGGCTTCTCTGACCTGACCAAAGCCATGCAGGCAATGGAAGGGGCTCCTATCAGCCCGGTATTGCTGCTGCAGAAGCCCAATGTCCAGACCGGTTCCCCGGCGGGGGAATTTGAGCTGTGGCAACCCACTTCCTCGACTGCTAATGCAGCAACCAGCTTTCAATAGAATTCGGTAAGCGACTTCAACAGTCGCTTTTTTTATGCCCGTGCTGTTGGTTGTGGCTGCCAGCTAGCTGATTCGGCTCCAGTTCACGGCCGTAGCCGGCAGGCTCTCAATGTGGCGGCGGATGGCCTGGTTTTCGGGCTTCACCAAGTCGGGGTCTTCGGCCAGGATGGCCTGGGCGGCGGCGCGGCTTTCGCTCAGGATGCGGCCGTCTTTGGCCAGATCGGCAATCAGCAGGTCCAGCACACCGCTCTGCTGGGTGCCCATCAGGTCGCCGGGGCCGCGCAGTTTGAGGTCGATGTCGGCAATTTCGAAGCCGTTGTTGGTGCGCACCATTGTTTCGATGCGGGTGCGTGAATCCTTGCTGAGCTTGTAGCCACTCATCAGGATGCAGTAGCTCTGGTCGGCACCCCGGCCCACGCGGCCGCGCAGCTGGTGCAGCTGCGAGAGGCCGAACCGCTCGGTGCTTTCAATCACCATCACGGAGGCGTTGGGCACGTTCACGCCCACCTCAATTACGGTGGTGGCCACCATAATCTGGGTTTCGTTTTTTACGAACCGCTGCATCTCGGCATCCTTCTCGGCCGCGCTCATGCGGCCGTGCACGATGCTGATCTGGAACTCGGGGAAGGCGCGGGCCACGCTTTCGTAGCCGTCCATGAGGTCTTTGTAGTCGGCCATGGTTTCGCTTTCCTCGATGAGCGGGTACACGATGTACACCTGCCGGCCCAGCTTGATCTGGTCGCGCAGAAAACCGAATACCTTGAGGCGGTTGCTGTCGAAGCGGTGCACCGTCACGATGGGCTTGCGGCCGGCTGGCAGCTCATCAATCACCGACACGTCCAGGTCGCCGTAGAGCGTCATGGCCAGGGTGCGCGGGATGGGCGTGGCCGTCATTACCAGCACGTGCGGAATCACGTGGGGGTTTTTCTGCCAGAGCTTGGAGCGCTGCGCCACCCCGAAACGGTGCTGCTCATCCATGATGGTGAGGCCCAGGTTCTTGAACTGCACCACGTCTTCGAGCAACGCGTGGGTGCCCACCAGCATGTGCATCTCGCCGGAGCGCAGCTGCTCGTGCAGCACGCGCCGCTCGGCGGTGCGGCTGCTGCCCGTGAGCTTCCCGATTTT is from Hymenobacter yonginensis and encodes:
- a CDS encoding MarR family winged helix-turn-helix transcriptional regulator, which produces MTPEETVDYNIKVAWHAISRMYNTQAAKHDITTSIGFVLLNIDQENGTPATKIAPLLGLETRSLTRILRSMEEKGLIYKQADTQDKRSVRIFLTEEGLRGKEISRQTVRHFNLKVREKIPQSELNVFFKVVAQITGMIEGKTLYDDFKLKPLRSESPA
- a CDS encoding carboxypeptidase-like regulatory domain-containing protein, with translation MFRPLVTLSVLVIGGLLTACNNEKEVPAPTLATLTGQVSVVDELAQPTTAAGVIVTVGSGAQQRTTTTDATGAYRLADLPAAKYTLVFTRPDVGTLYAPVELSERQLSATRNVELGQTSSTRVNSLTFQGMSTIGASQAVELENSVTYDARLYPDGYFANMYFGDSPTVSSSNYKIKFGSGANVNPARSAFSVSSLRAAGFASGTTVYAISYGAAKRDIRYEATVPANAPNGVTSNLNVTPSNVVSFTMP
- a CDS encoding 3-hydroxyacyl-CoA dehydrogenase/enoyl-CoA hydratase family protein, which codes for MNRTIKKVAVLGSGVMGSRIACHFANIGVQVLLLDIAPKELLPAEEAKGLKLDNPAVKNRIVNASLQAAVAANPSPLYRKADAARIKTGNFDDNLKDIAGCDWTIEVVVERLDIKKSLFERVEQYRKPGTLITSNTSGIPIHMMTEGRSDDFRKHFCGTHFFNPPRYLKLLEIIPTPETDKSVVDFLMHYGDLYLGKTTVLAKDTPAFIANRVGVFAIMDVVQVMSELGLTVEEVDKLTGPVIGHAKSATFRTSDVVGLDTMINVANGLAQNLPNDEAKHVFQLPDFIKKMAENKWLGDKTAQGFYKKVKGAGGKSEIQALDLNTLEYKPSQKVKFATLEATKPIEKLADRFKVLAAGKDKAGDFYRKTFAGLFAYVSNRIPEITDSLYKIDDALRAGFGWDLGPFETWDALGVQKGLELAKAEGKTVAPWVEEMVAAGHTAFYKVSEAGVKQFYDIESKSYQAIPGMENFIILDNLRATGKVLWKNAGASVLDMGDGILNVEFHSKMNALGSDVIQGLLKGVELAEKDFRGLVVGNDAPNFSAGANLGLVYMFALDQEYDELNLMIAQFQQAMMRMRYSSIPVVGAPHGLALGGGCELNLHCDRVVAAAETYMGLVEFGVGLIPGGGGTKEMTLRTALKYEEGEPEYNLLRNAFMTVSTAKVSTSAHEAFDLGFLRRGDEVVVNSNRVLAQAKAAAIELAEDGYTQPLQKTNIKVQGKGALGMFLTGVHAMKEGRYISDHDVKIANKLAYIMCGGDLSSPTEVSEQYLLDLEREAFLSLTGERKTLERIQSILTTGKPLRN
- a CDS encoding AMP-dependent synthetase/ligase, encoding MDIRRTFDLLPQLQQKYNKPDCFAHKLNGQYTPISTDTVIEKVNQVSLGLRSLGIGKDDKVAIISMNRPEWMFADFGIAQLGATSVPMYPSITVEDYKYIFTDAGVKAVFVSDKKLYDKVKEATEGLDIPAQNVFTFDEVAGARHFNELLELGKKGNPADLEPLKAAVEPHDLLTLIYTSGTTGQPKGVMLSHNNILSNCRNAQPFVPVTENDKALSFLPLCHIFERMVTHIYLLNGVSIYYAESMESIAENLREVKPEIFTTVPRLLEKVYDKIVAKGHEQTGVKKSLFFWALNLGLKYDNQKDGGFLYNTQLALANKLIFSKWREALGGNLRCIVSGGGALQPRLARVFWAGGIRVMEGYGLTETSPVIAVGGYEPENNMIGTVGPIIDNTQVKFAPDGEILTKSESVMLGYYNKPELTAKEFDADGWFHTGDIGELVDGKFLKITDRKKEMFKTSGGKYIAPQVIEGKLKESPLVEQCMVVGDGQKFASALVIPAFDDLKGWCKRNGVDCNCSNEELVKNEKVVKMYNELVNKYNTGFAQWEQVKRIALLPQLWTVETGEMTPTMKVKRKIITQNNQELIESLYQNAEKPADAGSH